The Inediibacterium massiliense genome has a segment encoding these proteins:
- a CDS encoding N-acetylmuramoyl-L-alanine amidase yields MKKILLFLLIFTMFFSIVSTAFGQEVKNSIQVTDGMTGKNQKVYSVNLVMAGEVVHTDVPALLYTINWKSRTLVPIKFIVENLGAEIKWNQEKKEATIIADQKTIILKIDSNKALVNGKSVALPDQVPAKLLGYKENYRTMVPLRFIAEQLGMNIGWDQESATVTIEALKPTEPVEPVQPSIPVEAITDITYENSKRPQILIKTTNKVDFKTTYLEGSKYGSCDRLVLDVSNTNFKINDSSMIEGEGLIKKTINKDGIMTIRGSLFEPAPKNVSRIVIDLAMPKGYHVSYDEDQKGIKVEFVNSVNNIKVEKRNLVDAVVIQTEEKATYNKMDLGNRVVVDVLNASLKFNKSEVPISQVGIKKIRVAEFEPDQNYEKDDRIVRIVLDLDSMQSPENVFINQEGKDIVIYTSQKPIDTMNYEKVNNSQSLLKLSLKDEVKYDIDYDFNKNEMYITVPKDKIELKNALLTLDDRMIQTIKVEGKNDSYLLSIKMKEKTEYKIESSKTTDEIKIRFTNNTIISPSTGKKLIVIDAGHGGKDPGTHSTTPLLYEKNLALDTAKRLEQLLQAAGYNTYMTRNDDTFIELKDRPGAANKLNADLFVSIHFNWIANPEISGVQTLYVGNDPRNNKDFATIMQQELVKGLNATDKLIVHRPNLVVIRDTKMPAVLCEIAFLSNLQDSMKASTPEYRQKAAQAMLNGIERYLNEVK; encoded by the coding sequence ATGAAAAAAATACTATTATTTTTACTTATATTTACAATGTTTTTTTCCATAGTATCTACAGCTTTTGGACAAGAAGTAAAAAATAGCATACAAGTAACGGACGGGATGACAGGAAAAAATCAAAAAGTATATAGTGTAAACTTGGTAATGGCAGGAGAAGTTGTTCATACAGATGTACCTGCTCTTTTATATACTATAAACTGGAAAAGTCGTACATTGGTACCTATTAAGTTTATTGTTGAAAATTTAGGGGCAGAAATTAAGTGGAACCAAGAGAAAAAGGAAGCTACAATTATTGCTGATCAAAAAACTATTATTTTAAAAATAGATAGTAATAAGGCTTTAGTCAATGGAAAATCAGTTGCTCTTCCTGATCAAGTTCCTGCAAAGTTGCTAGGGTACAAGGAAAATTATAGAACCATGGTTCCTTTAAGATTTATTGCTGAACAATTAGGAATGAATATAGGATGGGATCAAGAAAGTGCTACGGTTACTATTGAAGCTTTAAAACCTACAGAACCTGTAGAACCTGTACAACCTAGTATTCCTGTAGAAGCTATTACAGATATTACATATGAAAATTCAAAAAGACCTCAAATCCTGATTAAAACTACTAATAAAGTAGATTTTAAAACAACTTATCTAGAAGGAAGTAAATATGGAAGTTGCGATCGATTGGTTTTAGATGTTTCAAACACTAATTTTAAGATCAATGATTCATCTATGATAGAAGGGGAAGGACTCATCAAAAAAACTATCAATAAAGATGGAATCATGACTATAAGAGGGTCTTTATTTGAGCCAGCACCTAAAAATGTAAGTCGTATTGTAATAGACTTAGCTATGCCAAAAGGATATCATGTTTCTTATGATGAAGATCAAAAGGGCATTAAAGTAGAATTTGTAAATAGTGTAAATAACATAAAAGTAGAGAAGAGAAATCTTGTAGATGCGGTTGTAATCCAAACGGAAGAAAAAGCTACTTATAATAAAATGGATCTAGGAAATAGAGTGGTTGTAGATGTATTAAATGCATCATTAAAGTTTAATAAAAGTGAAGTGCCTATTTCACAGGTAGGAATTAAAAAAATTAGAGTAGCTGAATTTGAACCAGATCAAAATTATGAAAAAGATGATAGAATTGTTCGGATTGTATTAGATTTAGACAGTATGCAAAGTCCTGAAAATGTTTTTATCAATCAAGAAGGAAAGGATATTGTTATCTATACTAGTCAAAAACCTATAGACACAATGAATTATGAAAAAGTAAATAATAGTCAATCGCTCCTTAAACTTTCTCTAAAAGATGAAGTAAAATATGATATAGATTATGATTTTAATAAGAATGAAATGTATATAACTGTGCCAAAGGACAAGATAGAATTAAAAAATGCTCTTCTTACCTTAGATGATCGTATGATTCAAACAATTAAAGTGGAGGGAAAAAATGATTCTTACTTATTAAGTATCAAAATGAAAGAAAAAACAGAATATAAAATAGAAAGTTCAAAAACAACAGATGAAATTAAAATAAGATTTACAAATAATACAATTATTTCACCGAGCACAGGGAAAAAATTAATTGTTATTGATGCAGGACATGGAGGAAAAGACCCTGGAACTCATAGCACGACTCCTTTATTATATGAAAAAAACTTAGCATTAGATACGGCAAAAAGATTAGAACAACTCCTACAAGCAGCAGGGTATAATACATATATGACAAGAAATGATGATACATTTATAGAACTTAAGGATAGACCTGGTGCTGCCAATAAGTTAAATGCAGATTTATTTGTCAGTATTCACTTCAATTGGATTGCAAATCCAGAAATTAGTGGAGTACAAACTCTTTATGTAGGAAATGATCCTAGAAATAATAAAGATTTTGCAACGATTATGCAGCAAGAGCTCGTAAAAGGATTAAATGCAACAGATAAACTGATTGTTCATAGACCAAACCTAGTAGTGATTCGAGATACAAAAATGCCAGCTGTTTTATGTGAGATTGCATTTTTATCGAATCTTCAAGATTCTATGAAAGCGAGTACACCAGAATATAGACAAAAAGCTGCTCAAGCAATGCTAAATGGAATTGAAAGATATTTAAATGAGGTAAAATAA
- a CDS encoding DUF2179 domain-containing protein gives MEFILGYLIIFCSRIVDVSISVVRTILMVRGKKFQAAALGVLETFIYITILTKIMGQLDNIGNLIAYALGFGTGQMVGIFLEQKMAIGHVTAQIITKVDEEELLEILRREGFGVTVIQGYGREGVKNILNIALQRTMLPKLNEILNEFDKDAFVTIMDTKNIQGGYLRRMKRK, from the coding sequence ATGGAGTTTATTTTAGGATATTTGATTATATTTTGTTCAAGAATTGTAGATGTATCTATTTCCGTAGTAAGAACAATTTTGATGGTGAGAGGGAAAAAATTTCAAGCAGCAGCTTTAGGAGTATTAGAAACATTTATCTATATCACAATTCTTACCAAAATCATGGGACAACTAGATAATATAGGGAATTTGATCGCTTATGCATTAGGATTTGGAACAGGTCAGATGGTAGGAATTTTTTTAGAACAAAAAATGGCTATTGGACATGTAACAGCTCAGATTATTACAAAAGTAGATGAAGAGGAACTTTTGGAAATATTAAGAAGAGAAGGCTTTGGTGTGACGGTTATTCAAGGTTATGGAAGAGAAGGAGTTAAAAATATTCTAAATATTGCATTACAAAGAACTATGCTTCCAAAATTAAATGAAATATTAAATGAATTTGATAAAGATGCATTTGTTACCATAATGGATACAAAGAATATTCAAGGAGGATATTTAAGAAGAATGAAAAGAAAATAA
- a CDS encoding GerMN domain-containing protein yields the protein MKIRKGIGIFLILCIMMGAVVYTNPFNMVKGLFNDEKSASNIIESNENTKEDCALRDTVLYYKDDKGFLIPVMRKIPWTQDRGIARIALNAMIDTPSNREDIKEIGLQPIIPANTQIRGMTIKEGLCKVDFSKEFLNYFSKEEEESLIKSVVYTLTEFPTIDRVQLMVNGEVPNVFTFGTNVASVMTRDNINYVSQGSSDQKVVVYYESTANGLLSYFVPVTKSIKKEDTTPVNVLDALDALVEGPPEGIGLYTEIPKGTQIIGVDMNESVATINLTEEVLDVVENDQAASSMAKTFGLTLKEQYPNIAGVKLCVNGKELRIGESKTEEPIVVPTFANQYE from the coding sequence ATGAAAATACGAAAAGGAATAGGGATCTTTTTAATATTGTGTATAATGATGGGTGCTGTTGTGTATACAAATCCTTTTAACATGGTAAAAGGGTTATTCAATGATGAAAAATCAGCTTCAAATATTATTGAAAGCAATGAAAATACCAAAGAAGATTGTGCTTTAAGAGATACAGTGCTTTATTATAAAGATGATAAAGGATTTTTAATTCCTGTTATGAGAAAAATTCCATGGACACAAGATAGAGGAATAGCTAGAATTGCTTTAAATGCTATGATTGATACACCTAGTAATAGAGAAGATATAAAAGAAATAGGATTACAGCCCATTATTCCTGCAAATACTCAAATTAGAGGAATGACTATTAAAGAAGGGTTATGTAAAGTTGATTTTAGCAAAGAATTTTTAAATTATTTTAGTAAAGAAGAAGAAGAAAGCTTAATAAAATCTGTAGTATATACTTTAACAGAGTTTCCAACTATTGATCGGGTACAACTTATGGTAAATGGAGAGGTTCCAAATGTTTTTACTTTTGGAACCAATGTAGCAAGTGTAATGACAAGAGACAACATTAATTATGTTAGTCAAGGTAGTAGCGATCAAAAGGTAGTAGTATATTATGAAAGTACAGCGAATGGATTATTGTCTTATTTTGTTCCTGTAACAAAATCTATTAAAAAAGAAGATACAACACCTGTCAATGTATTAGATGCTTTAGATGCACTAGTAGAAGGACCTCCAGAGGGAATAGGATTATATACTGAAATTCCAAAAGGGACACAAATTATAGGAGTAGATATGAATGAAAGCGTAGCTACTATAAATCTTACAGAAGAAGTGTTAGATGTAGTAGAAAACGATCAAGCAGCATCCAGTATGGCAAAGACTTTTGGATTGACTTTAAAAGAACAATATCCTAATATTGCAGGGGTAAAGCTTTGTGTCAATGGAAAAGAGCTAAGAATTGGAGAAAGCAAAACAGAGGAGCCTATTGTAGTACCTACATTTGCAAATCAATATGAATAA
- a CDS encoding endonuclease/exonuclease/phosphatase family protein, which translates to MAQDKYILKILTYNIHSGKDLFMIPKLNQLMDFLKNEKFHIMALQEINENNKRGYQVSTIYKNLLCNHAFSPNVKIGDGYYGVATFSFFKILNQKHIPLPSKKEQRGMIHTLLKIGNKKLNILNIHLGLNAKEREKQLSYIEKYIKTLNDPFILLGDFNTSNPKLNIPMIDAATKFHKEDLSTLMPLNKRIDYIFLSPSIELMNYHVFPVKFSDHYPVCAEILI; encoded by the coding sequence ATGGCACAAGATAAATATATATTAAAAATCCTTACTTATAATATTCATAGTGGTAAAGACTTGTTTATGATTCCTAAGCTTAATCAACTTATGGATTTTCTTAAAAATGAAAAATTTCATATCATGGCTTTACAAGAAATTAATGAAAATAATAAAAGAGGATACCAAGTTAGTACCATTTATAAAAATCTTTTGTGTAATCATGCCTTTTCTCCTAATGTAAAAATAGGAGATGGGTATTATGGGGTTGCTACTTTTAGCTTTTTTAAAATTTTAAATCAAAAGCATATTCCTTTACCTAGTAAAAAAGAACAAAGAGGAATGATTCACACACTTTTAAAAATAGGAAATAAAAAACTAAATATTTTAAACATACATTTAGGTCTAAATGCTAAAGAGAGAGAAAAACAACTTTCTTATATTGAAAAATATATAAAAACACTCAATGATCCTTTCATATTGTTAGGAGATTTTAATACTTCTAATCCAAAATTAAATATTCCAATGATAGATGCTGCAACAAAGTTTCATAAAGAAGATTTATCTACCCTTATGCCTTTAAATAAAAGAATTGACTATATCTTTTTATCTCCTTCTATAGAGTTAATGAATTACCATGTGTTTCCTGTTAAATTTTCTGATCATTACCCTGTTTGTGCTGAAATTTTAATATGA
- the rph gene encoding ribonuclease PH gives MRFDGRKEDELRKVTITKDYLAYPEGSVLIEMGNTKVICTASIEEKVPPFLKGSGKGWVTAEYGMLPRSTQTRKIRESSRGKVDGRTQEIQRLIGRALRSVVNLDVLGERTIWIDCDVIQADGGTRTASITGAFIALAQGLHKLYEKKDIQTFPIKNYVAAISVGIVENTPVLDLCYEEDSNAKVDMNVIMTDQKEFVEIQGTGEEAPFTRQELMKLLELAEKGNEELISMQKEILGEIVNLIGMDMKNMEE, from the coding sequence ATGAGATTTGATGGAAGAAAAGAAGATGAATTAAGAAAAGTTACCATAACAAAGGATTATTTGGCTTATCCAGAAGGTTCTGTTTTAATAGAAATGGGAAACACAAAAGTGATTTGTACAGCATCTATAGAAGAAAAAGTACCTCCTTTTTTAAAGGGAAGTGGAAAAGGATGGGTTACAGCAGAGTATGGAATGCTACCAAGGTCTACTCAAACAAGAAAGATTAGAGAATCTAGTAGAGGAAAAGTAGATGGAAGAACTCAAGAAATTCAAAGATTGATCGGACGAGCATTACGTTCTGTAGTAAATTTAGATGTATTAGGAGAAAGAACTATATGGATTGATTGTGATGTAATTCAAGCGGATGGAGGAACTAGAACTGCATCTATTACAGGGGCTTTTATTGCTTTAGCACAAGGATTACATAAGCTTTATGAGAAAAAAGACATTCAAACATTTCCGATAAAAAATTATGTGGCAGCTATAAGTGTAGGAATTGTAGAGAATACACCAGTATTAGACCTTTGCTATGAAGAAGATTCCAATGCAAAAGTAGATATGAATGTAATTATGACAGATCAAAAAGAGTTTGTAGAGATACAAGGAACAGGAGAAGAAGCTCCTTTTACAAGACAAGAGCTTATGAAACTTTTAGAACTTGCAGAAAAGGGAAATGAAGAGCTTATTTCTATGCAAAAAGAAATATTAGGAGAAATAGTAAATTTAATAGGTATGGATATGAAAAATATGGAGGAGTAA
- a CDS encoding XTP/dITP diphosphatase, translated as MNKVVIASQNKHKLEEIKDILRDFPLEIYSMDQVGLSNLEIIEDGDTFEENSMKKAVEVMKRTNAIAIADDSGLEVDAIDNQPGVYSARFSGEGATDEKNNQKLLDMLQGIEIEKRDARFVSVISVAFPDGKRLSVRGECPGVIGFEEKGNNGFGYDPLFIVLEYNKTFAEIDPQLKNKISHRANALTKLKKELKEFI; from the coding sequence ATGAATAAAGTAGTGATTGCATCGCAAAATAAACATAAATTAGAGGAAATTAAAGATATTTTAAGAGATTTTCCACTAGAGATTTATAGTATGGATCAAGTTGGACTTTCAAACTTAGAAATTATAGAAGATGGAGATACATTTGAAGAAAATTCCATGAAAAAGGCAGTAGAGGTTATGAAAAGAACAAATGCAATTGCCATTGCAGATGATTCAGGACTTGAAGTAGACGCTATAGACAATCAACCAGGAGTATATTCAGCAAGATTTTCGGGAGAAGGGGCTACGGATGAAAAAAATAATCAAAAGCTTTTAGATATGCTTCAAGGCATTGAAATAGAAAAAAGAGATGCAAGATTTGTATCTGTAATTTCTGTAGCGTTCCCAGATGGAAAAAGATTAAGTGTAAGAGGAGAATGTCCTGGAGTTATAGGTTTTGAAGAAAAAGGAAATAATGGATTTGGATATGATCCATTATTTATTGTGCTTGAGTATAATAAAACATTTGCAGAAATAGATCCTCAGTTAAAAAATAAAATTAGTCATAGAGCAAATGCATTAACAAAATTAAAGAAAGAATTAAAAGAGTTTATATAG
- a CDS encoding metallophosphoesterase family protein: MKVLVISDTHKTIDLAARVIKEIEDVDICIHLGDHYEDALDIEESTGVEMIGVKGNCDRGDGESEMVLDLEDHRFFITHGHEYSVKMNLNRIYYRALELGCDVVLFGHTHSPLIDKIDDVLIMNPGSISLPRDGQNRSYGIIEIDEEIHGQIIELK, from the coding sequence TTGAAAGTTTTAGTAATAAGTGATACCCATAAAACGATAGATTTAGCTGCTCGTGTTATAAAAGAGATAGAAGATGTAGATATTTGTATTCATCTAGGAGATCATTATGAAGATGCTCTAGATATAGAAGAGTCTACAGGGGTAGAGATGATAGGAGTAAAAGGAAATTGCGATAGGGGAGATGGGGAATCTGAAATGGTCTTAGATCTTGAAGATCATAGATTCTTTATTACTCATGGTCATGAATATAGTGTAAAGATGAATTTAAACAGAATTTACTATAGGGCATTGGAATTAGGATGCGATGTAGTTTTATTTGGACATACTCATTCTCCATTGATAGATAAAATAGATGATGTATTGATTATGAATCCAGGAAGTATAAGTCTTCCAAGAGATGGACAAAATAGGTCCTATGGGATCATAGAAATAGATGAAGAAATACATGGACAAATTATAGAGTTAAAGTAA
- a CDS encoding tyrosine-type recombinase/integrase, with amino-acid sequence MVSAGTGSGGKRKKYTKTVKVKSDREAEKELVKFVAKVKSSTYIEPSKLTLKSFSEKWLIDYAKPKLAPKTIYEYERLLELRIIPALGHLNLSKIKPIHLVEFYSNLQEEGIRIDGRGKKLSNNTILHYHRFIKNILETAVKWQLISSNPANNVQPPKVKKKEADFYNEEEIKQLITCLENEELKYKVAILVTITAGLRLGELMGLKWNNVDFNTNTIEIVQANQYIPKNGVFSKDPKTETSKRIISLPNPVIDILKQYKIEQTEKRLQCGDMWTDTEYILTQWNGLPMHPNTPSTWFSKFLKKHELRKITFHQLRHTSATMLINAGLNIKALSARLGHSNTSTTLNIYSHALKSADKVAADRIGDIIFKDKKIK; translated from the coding sequence GTGGTTTCAGCAGGAACAGGATCAGGAGGTAAAAGAAAAAAATATACAAAAACAGTAAAAGTGAAAAGTGACAGAGAAGCTGAAAAAGAATTGGTTAAATTTGTTGCCAAGGTTAAAAGTAGCACTTATATTGAGCCTTCAAAATTAACTTTAAAATCATTTTCAGAAAAATGGCTTATTGACTATGCAAAACCTAAATTAGCTCCTAAAACCATTTATGAATATGAGAGATTACTAGAATTAAGAATTATTCCTGCGTTAGGTCATCTAAATTTATCAAAAATCAAACCAATACATCTAGTTGAATTTTATAGTAATCTTCAAGAAGAAGGAATAAGAATAGATGGCAGGGGCAAAAAACTTTCAAATAATACTATTCTTCATTATCATAGATTTATAAAAAATATACTTGAAACTGCTGTAAAATGGCAATTAATATCATCAAATCCTGCTAATAATGTACAACCTCCTAAGGTTAAGAAAAAAGAAGCAGATTTTTATAATGAAGAAGAAATAAAACAACTTATTACTTGCTTGGAAAACGAAGAATTAAAATATAAAGTTGCTATATTAGTTACTATTACAGCAGGATTAAGATTAGGGGAATTAATGGGTTTGAAATGGAACAATGTAGATTTTAATACTAACACCATAGAAATAGTACAAGCTAATCAATACATTCCTAAAAATGGTGTTTTTTCTAAAGATCCTAAGACTGAAACATCTAAAAGAATTATTTCTTTACCTAATCCAGTAATAGATATATTAAAGCAATATAAAATTGAACAAACAGAAAAAAGATTGCAATGTGGAGATATGTGGACTGATACAGAGTATATACTGACTCAATGGAATGGACTACCTATGCATCCAAATACCCCTTCTACTTGGTTTTCTAAATTCTTAAAAAAACACGAATTGAGAAAAATAACATTTCATCAATTAAGACATACATCAGCTACCATGTTAATAAATGCAGGTCTTAATATTAAAGCATTATCAGCAAGATTAGGTCATAGTAATACCTCAACAACGTTAAATATATATAGTCACGCTTTAAAATCTGCTGATAAAGTAGCTGCTGATAGAATCGGAGATATTATATTTAAAGATAAAAAGATTAAATGA
- a CDS encoding ImmA/IrrE family metallo-endopeptidase, producing MEFRCFSCGHVLSDIVIISHFSCLHIYTSIKIVLAHELGHAILHSSKDIYFLKEYSLFPTGKYEIQANTFAAELLIDEKCLDKNLLKNLCINQIASYLEVPIELVKLKFNVN from the coding sequence ATCGAGTTCCGTTGTTTTTCATGTGGACACGTCCTTTCAGATATAGTTATTATATCTCACTTTTCGTGTCTACACATTTATACTAGCATCAAAATAGTACTAGCCCATGAACTTGGACATGCTATATTACATTCATCTAAAGATATTTATTTTCTTAAAGAATATTCTCTTTTCCCAACAGGGAAATATGAAATTCAAGCCAATACATTTGCAGCAGAACTTTTAATAGATGAAAAATGTTTAGATAAAAACTTATTAAAAAATTTATGTATAAACCAAATTGCATCCTACTTAGAAGTTCCTATTGAATTGGTGAAATTAAAATTTAATGTAAATTGA
- a CDS encoding transposase, whose amino-acid sequence MKNNGTRYDQEFKKMIVELYNTTDHTFKSLESEYGVTSATIQRWVKAMTPMNPEDSDSMTPQEFAELKKEMARIREENEILKKAMAILAKK is encoded by the coding sequence ATGAAAAACAACGGAACTCGATATGATCAGGAGTTCAAAAAGATGATTGTAGAATTATACAATACAACTGATCACACATTTAAAAGTCTCGAAAGCGAATATGGCGTAACATCAGCTACAATTCAACGTTGGGTCAAAGCGATGACTCCAATGAATCCTGAAGATTCGGATTCAATGACTCCCCAGGAATTTGCCGAACTCAAAAAAGAAATGGCAAGAATAAGAGAAGAGAATGAAATCTTAAAAAAGGCTATGGCCATATTAGCCAAAAAGTAA
- a CDS encoding IS3 family transposase, with protein sequence MKRLMKQLGLFPVTVKRFKPQRSQSTTEDLPNLLNRDFSATKPNEKWVADITYIHTLKDGWCYLASILDLYTHKVVGYSSSQKIDKSLVISALDKAMLRQRKPENVILHTDRGSQYLSTEYIVKTDAYKCRRSYSAKGNPYDNAIIESFHAILKKEEVYRKVYRDFKEAQKSLFKYIEGWYNNRRIHGSIFYMTPNEFEALAV encoded by the coding sequence ATTAAACGTTTGATGAAACAGCTGGGTTTATTTCCTGTGACTGTAAAGCGATTCAAACCCCAAAGGAGCCAATCTACAACTGAAGATTTACCAAATTTACTTAATCGTGACTTTAGTGCTACAAAGCCTAACGAAAAGTGGGTTGCAGATATCACATATATCCATACTCTAAAAGATGGCTGGTGTTATTTAGCTTCAATTTTAGACTTATACACGCATAAAGTTGTTGGTTACAGCTCTAGTCAGAAAATAGATAAATCCCTTGTCATCAGTGCATTAGATAAAGCTATGCTTCGTCAAAGAAAACCTGAGAATGTCATTCTCCATACAGACAGAGGATCGCAATATCTTAGCACCGAATATATCGTAAAAACTGATGCATACAAATGTCGTAGATCCTACAGCGCCAAAGGAAATCCATATGATAATGCTATTATTGAATCTTTTCATGCAATCTTGAAAAAAGAAGAAGTCTACCGCAAAGTATATCGTGATTTTAAAGAAGCTCAGAAATCACTTTTCAAATATATCGAAGGCTGGTATAACAATCGGAGAATTCATGGAAGTATATTCTATATGACACCCAATGAATTTGAAGCTTTGGCAGTGTAA
- a CDS encoding ISL3 family transposase has translation MHSNFINKLLNLKGVKVNKISHGDSFIKIYLKTEPKEHTCPACGFLTSKIHDYREQVIKDLPFQFKHTYLILQKRRYVYSCGKRFYEPYHFLPRYHRMTNRLVHYICQQLTKVTSITSVAKDANVSISTVTRIFNLINYSIPTLPEVLCIDEFKGNAETGKYQCILVDGKKNRILDILPNRSQSHLVSYFKKIPRKERDSVKFFVCDMWQPYVDLAKCFFPNAEIIIDKYHFIRQVTWAIENVRKRLQKTMPYDLRKYYKRSRKLILTRYHKLKDENKKAVDLMLLYNDDLRVAHKLKEWFYEICQSNKYSYQRTALYDWIQNAESSKIPEFEKCAATYRRWSKEIKNAFKYGYTNGPTEGFNNKVKVLKRVSFGLKNFHRFRNRIIHCTN, from the coding sequence GTGCATTCTAATTTTATCAATAAATTACTAAATTTAAAAGGGGTAAAAGTAAATAAAATTTCTCATGGAGATTCTTTTATAAAAATCTATCTTAAAACTGAACCCAAAGAGCATACTTGCCCCGCCTGTGGCTTTTTAACTTCTAAGATTCATGATTATAGAGAACAGGTGATTAAGGATTTGCCCTTTCAGTTTAAACATACATATCTTATTCTTCAAAAGAGAAGATATGTATACTCATGTGGTAAAAGGTTTTATGAGCCTTATCACTTTCTCCCTCGTTATCATCGCATGACTAATCGCTTAGTACATTATATTTGCCAACAACTTACTAAAGTAACTAGTATTACTTCAGTAGCTAAAGATGCTAATGTCTCTATTTCAACAGTTACGCGCATCTTTAACCTAATTAATTATAGTATACCTACTCTTCCAGAAGTTCTTTGTATTGATGAGTTTAAAGGAAATGCTGAAACTGGAAAATATCAATGTATTCTTGTTGACGGTAAGAAAAATAGAATTCTAGACATTCTTCCTAATCGATCTCAAAGTCATCTTGTAAGTTACTTCAAAAAAATTCCACGCAAAGAAAGGGATTCTGTTAAATTCTTTGTTTGTGATATGTGGCAACCTTATGTTGATTTAGCTAAATGTTTCTTTCCTAATGCTGAGATTATTATTGATAAATATCATTTTATTAGGCAGGTAACTTGGGCTATAGAAAATGTAAGAAAACGTCTACAAAAAACTATGCCTTATGACCTTAGAAAATACTATAAACGAAGTAGAAAACTAATTCTCACTAGATATCACAAGCTTAAAGATGAAAATAAAAAAGCTGTTGATTTAATGTTATTATACAATGATGATCTACGTGTTGCTCATAAACTTAAAGAATGGTTTTATGAAATCTGTCAGAGCAATAAATACTCATATCAGCGTACTGCTCTTTATGATTGGATTCAAAACGCAGAAAGCTCTAAAATACCAGAATTCGAGAAGTGTGCTGCTACATATAGAAGATGGTCCAAGGAAATAAAAAATGCTTTTAAATATGGTTATACCAACGGTCCAACCGAAGGTTTTAACAACAAAGTCAAAGTACTAAAACGAGTGTCCTTCGGACTTAAAAATTTCCATAGATTCCGTAATAGAATTATTCATTGTACTAACTAA
- a CDS encoding winged helix-turn-helix domain-containing protein, with amino-acid sequence MEINSIPEAFQSKMRLAIVATLITGEKKSFNQIKETTKGTDGNLSSHLTKLEQMGYLDVKKQFIGKKTCTTYSLTRNGKLEFEEYVKLLEQILKSVDLT; translated from the coding sequence TTGGAAATAAACTCAATACCTGAAGCATTTCAATCAAAAATGCGTTTAGCAATTGTGGCAACTTTGATAACAGGTGAAAAAAAAAGTTTTAATCAAATAAAAGAAACTACCAAAGGGACGGATGGTAATCTTAGTTCTCATCTTACAAAATTAGAGCAAATGGGATATTTAGATGTAAAAAAACAGTTTATTGGGAAAAAAACTTGTACTACCTATTCATTAACACGAAATGGAAAGCTTGAATTTGAAGAATATGTGAAGCTTTTAGAACAGATTTTAAAATCTGTTGACTTAACATAG